The Ostrinia nubilalis chromosome 24, ilOstNubi1.1, whole genome shotgun sequence DNA window CTACACCGCAtccttaaaataaatagaaatgtttatgttaattcaatgaaataaatacaACAAGCTTCGCAACTAAAATAACTCACAAATAATAACTTCTCAGCAATGTCTTCGTCTGATCATTTTGGGTTTGTGATAAAGATGAAGCTGCTTTAATTAGAAATGTAACTTTATCCTCgttcatttttaaaaatattttttttatgtatttttgagGTTATGTTTCCCGAAATTCGGAAGAAAACAACACAATGTCACTGTGTCACTGTCACTTTGACATACAGCGTCTATACATCTGTGAACAAAACGCATTAAATCGACAAAATAAAAAGTGCAGTTAATTTCTGAACGAACAAAACACGAAACATTCCCGCCAAAATGTCATAACAGCTACTTCAGCAGTGGTACTATCAAAACCCATTGTGATATCGTTCATCAGAcatattgacctctctttctaattTGATAGGATAAAATGAGAAAAGTATACACTTAGATGTGATTTATGTGTGAGATTTCATTAAGTGGTTTGATGTTGCCCATTCCGTGATCGCGCAAGTCGATTGATGTGAACTAAAATCTCTTTGTTTACTGTGAAAAAATAGTGATTATCTTCGGCGTTAAATCTTGTGttagataaataattaataaaacaccTAGATAAACACAAAACCTGTGAATTATGGATGTAGCCGACACTTATGCTACCCAAAGTCAAGTAAAAGATGAGGTTGGAGTCAGATGCCAGAAGCTTTTTCAAGATTTCTTAGAAGAGTGAGTATTTACtgcttaatttttaataataagatGTTACGAGACCCCTCATTAAACTTTTCTGGTCATTGATAGGCGGTCTTAATGCAAATGTTTACATTTTGCCAGTTTGAAAAAGTGAGGTTATCCGACtttaatgtattatttgttttcattcataaaatgaGCATCCTTCTAAAGACGCAACTGTGATTAATTCCACAGATTCAAAGAAGACGATGAGCTAAAATATGAAAAACAGTCGAAAGAACTTCTGAAACCTGAACTTAGCACCTTAGAAGTCAGCTTCGACGATGTAGAGAAGTACAACCAGAATCTCGCTACCACGATCATCGAGGAGTATTACAGGATATATCCGTTTTTAAATCAGGCCATATTGAATTATGTTTTGAGTCTGGCCGATAGTGGTATGAAAAAAGATCTGCAGGACAAAGAATGTTACGTTTCATTCGTTGATGTGCCAACGAGACATAAAGTGAGGGAGCTGACCACTTCTAAGATTGGCACGTTGATCAGGATATCCGGTCAGATTGTGAGGACACACCCTGTGCATCCGGAACTAGTTTTGGGCACATTTGTTTGCTTAGACTGCCAGACAGTCATCAAAAATGTGGAGCAGCAATTTAAGGTGGTTATTTAATTCCTTTTTGATATAATTCAtggacggattagcaagctgaagtggcaatgggcagggcacatagtacgcagaactgacggccgatgaggcagaaaggttctggaatggaggccgcgtaacggaaaacgcagcgtgggacgtccacctacaaggtggaccgacgacatcgtaaaggtagcagggaaacgctggacgcaggccgctaccaatcgatcaacatggaaagcattgggggaggcctatgttcagcagtggacgtcttatggctgaaatgatgatgatgataattcatGGTTCCAACTTGTTATTCTTCTATCATAAATTTACCTAGACTACCTACTTTGGTGCCATCCTTTAGATTTTCcttttcatttgttattttcgtaccaaacaattttctttttcaattagAAATTAATTTGACTCCAAACTGGAAACCATGTccacaataaattattaattttatatttccaGTACACAATCCCAACCATCTGCAGAAATCCAGTATGTGCAAACAGGCGAAGGTTCATGCTCGACGCAGACAAGTCAGTGTTTGTGGATTTCCAAAAGATACGGATCCAGGAGACACAAGCTGAACTACCGAGGGGCTGCATTCCACGATCCTTGGAAGTAATATTAAGGGCTGAAGCTGTGGAATCTGTTCAGGTTAGTTTTAAACAGATTTACTTTACCTACAAACCTAGTAAAACTAATTTCCACTCAAACTACACTCTTAGCTTACcaccaccttaactttaaccgtaagatggtgcaaaccagGGTTGATTTGTAGTGTATACCTCTGAAATTTTGTCACTGCTGTTACATTTTCAGATAATGTCCTCCTAGGATAAGTTAAATTGAACTAGGAACCAAAAAGTCTCATAAAATTCCAATAGATTGTAGCCAAGTACATTTCAGCATATTATTACTTCTTGTTTACATGAACTTATAGAAGGATCTTCTGATGGAGCTACTGTTAAGAACTTCATGTTTATATCCTATTCTATTGTAATCCTACAGGCTGGTGACAGATACGACTTCACGGGGACTCTCATAGTGGTCCCAGACGTAGGCTCCCTCTCGTTCCCGGGGGCGAAGGCCGAGATCACGACGCGCACGCGGCACGCCAACGAGGGCCAGATGGAAGGCATCAAGGGATTGAAGGCTTTGGGAGTGAGGGAACTACATTACAAGTAAGTGTATCCTCTagtgactaaagcctggtctgtgagcacgtagcgtaattatattgctgtcgcccgtcgcacagtcgcgacagcaatataattacgcgcgagcgataaggatgggtagcttggggtcattggacaaaattctacgtgctcacagaccagactatagattgAGCAAGAGTAGATAGTGTGCTTCATCGAACGAGAGTGCCTGACTTAGCACGGCTACGTCATTCGTACGTAAGTATATGGCGTCATTGACGAATGATAAGACCTTATCTTACCATGGTGCCAGCCAACCCGATTGAGCTCTTATCGCCTCAGCCAATGGTGAACATTGGCACAAGCTTGTTGGATTTGAAAATACCACAATAAGGTACCTAAGGCGTTAATGCTTCCTTCCTAAAGGTCCGGTTATTAACCGTCTCGGTTTTCTATTTATGCTAAGTCTGCAGAAACTCTGACACCGCAATGCAGGTTTGTATGGCTATGCCATAGCAAGGTAGgtgtcagcgccatctgttgtgtGATGACTGTAGTGGTGTGTTGATAGATGTCGCCACAAGctcactaaagcccggtccgtgagcacgtagaatttcgtccaatgactccaagctaccaatccttatcgctcgcgcgtaattatattgctgtcgcgactctgcgacgggcggccgcagtgagtgtgcgagcgcgatagcaacataattacgcgcgagcgataaggatgggtagctaagggtcattggacaaaattctacgtgctcacggaccagactatagttgacGTCGATAGTGGTCCCGGACGTAGGCTCCCTCTCATTCCCGGGGGCGAAGGCCGAGATCACGACGCGCACGCGGCACGCCAACGAGGGCCAGATGGAAGGCATCAAGGGCCTGAAGGCTTTGGGAGTCAGGGAACTACATTACAAGTAAGTGTATCCTCTAGTCAGATATCCCATGACCCTTGATGATGAGAAGATATTGTGCTTCATTGAGTGAGAGTCGCCGAATTAGTACGGCTACGTCAACTCGTACGCAAGCTCACTAGTTGGCGTCATCAGGGAGTAATAAGAGGTCTAATAtgaatgtatttacaaaaaaagctATGTAAGTAGGCATCAAGGGCCTGAAGGCTTTGTGAGTGAGGGAACTGCATTACAAAGTATGTGGTTAGACTCTAGTAAAATTATCCTCTAGTAAAACTCACACCCGTACGCGTGGGTCGAAAGCAAAAAATagtagtatgagcagcgcatgCGTGTGACGTTTTTTACACGGCGTAAGTTTTAGCGGAGGCCCTTAATATCCCACGAACTGACGATACATAGATATTTTAACTTCATTGGGCGTGAGCCTGAGACTTAGCACGGATACGTCAATTCGTACGTAAAATATTCGTATTGCAAAAATtattaatagtcccgttagcccctcataCTACGCTAATTATGCtagttacgagtgggctcactaTAATAGTCGAGCCGCAACGTCGGACGACTTTTACAGACATGTTTAGCGACGCATCGCTGTTTAAAAGGCTCTGGCTCCTCTATGAATCCTCTAGCATTCCACATTTTAaccaaattataattttaatgactTGAATATCGTATTTTTTTCCAGGACAGCCTTCCTCGCATGCAGTGTGCAAGCGATATCACGACGCTTTGGTACTGCAGAGCTTGCTACAGACGATTTGACCACCGAAGACATGAGAAAACAAATGACTGATAAGGAATGGGATAAGGTAAGAACATATGAAATAGATCGCGCAACGAATGTTGAGGCAAGCACATACTCACACTGATTTAAAATTTGAATTCAGAACGTTTGAAGTCAGAATACGAAGACTTCAGCGCGCCAAGCGTATACAGATACAAAATGTTGTGCCTCAACTCTTGCTAAGCGACCTATACAGTACACTTGACAGTACATTAGACTATTTTattgtacatttttgttgcaaaatcgtctctattacaactactttaagattttctaattaattaatacattatttaatatGGTTTTAGGTATACGAGATGTCTCGAGATCGAAATTTATACAACAATCTGATCACAAGCCTGTTCCCGAGTATTCACGGGAACAATGAGGTCAAGAGAGGGATTCTACTTATGTTGTTTGGAGGCGTTGCTAAAACTACAATTGAAGGTATGTAGACAAACCTGCGAATCGCCAATTTATTCACACAAAGTATATTATAGTATCTATGCATAAATATGGAGTGGACCCATAAGTTGAGtacattttctaaaaaaaacacTGTTTTTGTCCACAAAATGTGTTGGTAGTCATTCCAACGTGCTCCATAGTTTTTAAGCGAGGtttagactagcaataaaacttgcagaagttgacttccgcaagctTTCACCACTATGTGTATCTTGCAGAAGTTGGCTTGCCACAGCTATTTACACAGTGGTAAACAGCTTGCGGAAGTCTTCTTAGAAACTTCTGCGAGTTTTCTTGCTAGTCTAAACCTCGCAAAGAATTATGAGCAAGCGCTGCAGTGTATAATATGCCGTTAGGGCCGTTTTTCCTTATCTAATACTTTTCCAGCCACAACACTTTCATCCTTATCATGTACACCTTAAAGCTCATTTTCGCTTACCCAATCCTTCTATCCTCAGGCACAACCCTCCGAGGCGACATCAACGTATGCATAGTGGGTGATCCCAGTACGGCCAAGTCACAACTACTCAAGCAAGTGAGCGAGATTACGCCGCGGGCTGTCTATACCAGCGGGAAAGCATCATCTGCTGCTGGTCTTACTGCAGCTGTCGTGAAGGTAATTAAAAGGCCACCACGGGCGTACAAAAGTAGGGAAGGTCATCTACAAGGGCAGGGATTTGCACCTCTCCTGAAGCTACAAGGCCTATAAGGGAGAATGTCGTTATGTCAGTCTTCTTCTTTTAGTATATGGCCAGGTCCGGGCTATGTTAAAAAAatggttacaaaattttactaagcaAGAATCTTGAGTGATCCTGGCtggaaaattaaaaactactagattttaaataattgggttgtcaacagcactggaccagAGTGATTCACTGTACTCCGAATGagtgccgtgacgtcaccgaTCAAATAGCgcgaaatatttgttactagctgacccggcgaactttgttccgccttaatggcaataaataagcagacttttttttatttcgaacgggataaaaagtatcctatgtccttctcctggctctaaactacctccctgacaattttcagctaaatcggttcagccgttcttgagttataagtggagtaactaacacgactttcttttatatacagggtgtcccgtaatgtaacgtcaagccggaactgggtgttgaggcaagttgtgctggttatcagaaaaatataaaaaaaaatctatgtggcatattttcaaaataataggcatttaaaaaaaatctaaaaattctactccaggtgacggtccttttactcgtgttgccacaaatcttcactttttccaaattttttttttgttatgtaaccctgaataatgcttctctaaactgttatcaaaattacaaaacca harbors:
- the LOC135083923 gene encoding DNA replication licensing factor Mcm6 isoform X2, translated to MDVADTYATQSQVKDEVGVRCQKLFQDFLEEFKEDDELKYEKQSKELLKPELSTLEVSFDDVEKYNQNLATTIIEEYYRIYPFLNQAILNYVLSLADSGMKKDLQDKECYVSFVDVPTRHKVRELTTSKIGTLIRISGQIVRTHPVHPELVLGTFVCLDCQTVIKNVEQQFKYTIPTICRNPVCANRRRFMLDADKSVFVDFQKIRIQETQAELPRGCIPRSLEVILRAEAVESVQAGDRYDFTGTLIVVPDVGSLSFPGAKAEITTRTRHANEGQMEGIKGLKALGVRELHYKTAFLACSVQAISRRFGTAELATDDLTTEDMRKQMTDKEWDKVYEMSRDRNLYNNLITSLFPSIHGNNEVKRGILLMLFGGVAKTTIEGTTLRGDINVCIVGDPSTAKSQLLKQVSEITPRAVYTSGKASSAAGLTAAVVKDEESFDFVIEAGALMLADNGVCCIDEFDKMDPSDQVAIHEAMEQQTISLAKAGVRATLNARTSILAAANPIGGRYDRAKSLQQNVALSAPIMSRFDLFFILIDESSEMVDYAIARKIVDLHCNKEETYDCVYTREDLLRYIAFARSFKPIITEEAGKLLVEYYTVLRGRDGSGASGGGSWRITVRQLESMLRLAEAMAKMHCSGHVAPQHVHEAYRLLNKSIIRVEQPDIHLDEEEPQLEPTMDVDQDVPNGTADTNGHVNGDSAPKQKLTLSFEDYKSLSDMLVVFMRKEEAEAETRGEESAGMRKSAVVSWYLEQLVARGHIESESELLQRKTLVEKVIDRLMYHDQVIIPLSTTGLKATQKSADQELEDDPLLVVHPNYVVDS